ATTGGGAATCCGTGGATTTTCAGGCAGGCACGTGAGATGATGGCTGGAAACGAGCCGTCAAAGCCGACGCTCGCCGAGCAGCGAGCTGTGCTCGAAGAACACTTTGCGCTCGCGCTTGCGACAAACCACGCGTACCGAGACACGCAGAAGATCACCGGCATGCAGATGCGCAAGTTCGGGATCAGGTTCGCTGAGCACCATCCCGATGCAGATGTTGTCCGTCGCGCGTTCATTGGCGTGACATCACTGGATGACTGGCAGCGTGTGCTGGATGAGCATTACGTGTCAGGTTGTGATTCGAGTGTGAATCAAGCTGTGTAGCTCACGCAGTGTGTCCCTGCTGTAGACAAAGAACGGAAATGTGCGATTGTGCGCAAGTTCAACGCTGCGCTGCTTTGCGCGAGCCTGTGCAGCATTGTCTGCTGTGTGCGCGAGTTGTTGCTGCGCTTCAGCTGATGCTGCTGCAGACTGCACAATCTCACGAAGCTCGCGGAACATCGCAGCTCGTTCAGCTTGCGATCCCTGATGCTTCGCAGCATTGATTTTCTTCACGAGTTCCTGCTTCTGCATCTGAAGTGTGTCATTTCCCAGTAGGGCTGGATTGTTTGCTGCACGATGGGGGAGTGTGAGTGCGTTCGAGATGGATGCTGGCGAGACGTGTAAACCGTTGGTTTGCACGAAAGATGCAGAGATCGGCGTGACCGTTGCGCTCGTGACTATCCACGGGTTCGGATCGTTGAAATACTGTTTCCATTGGGAAAACCACGCGTCGCCGATGTGTTCGTACTCACCGCCGCCGAGCCCATGGATAAACGCCTCGCATCCAGCGATGCGGAGCATCTGCGTCATCAGGAGCGCCCGCGGCGCGAGTTGCATGGGTGTGCGTGATGTGCCTGGTGACAGGTCGGCAGCATGCACAGGAACCCGGCCTTGCTTTGCATCGATCGACCAGATCGGGAGTTCCTGCGAAGCGATGTCAAGCGGACGCATCTTCGCCTTCGGCGCGATGCGCGTCGCGTTGTTGTACGCGTGGATGCACCGGTCCGGATCTGCTGTCATGCGCTGCACGATCGATGAGAACAGGTCGGTGCGCGCGAGTGCGGTTGCTGGTATGACGATGGGGCGTTGAGTACTTGTTCCCGTGATCGCGTCAATCCATTCATAGATCACATCCATCGCTGCGAGCGTGAACTGCATCGCGATAGACGATTCGCCTTTATGTCGTTCGAGTGATGCTTTGATGCGCTCGGTATTGATCGTGCCAGCATCCGGCGCAGTAGATACGGATTGCAATGATGGGACAAGGCACAACGGCCGATTCGCATCCAGCATCGTACGTGCAGCGCCGGGTGTGTCGAGATCCCATGAGAGTACATCAATAGTGCCATTTGTTACAACAGGCAAACGGAGCGAGATGAGCTGAGACGATGTGAGCGTGTCCTGATCGACAACAACCCACACTGGCTGCGCGTTGTGTTGATGTGCGAGATCGTGCATCGCGAGTACTTTGGCAACGATGCCCATGTGCCAGAATCCGGGCTGATGACCAGACATCACAATCGGGACGTCAGTCGGCAAGCCGAGCTGCGCACGAAACTGCTCCTGCACGGGATCAAGCTGGAACGGTTGTTGTTGCAGTGAGGCGAGCGCATCATCGACACCATCCATCACAATCGAATGCGATGCGCGATCAGAACCCGATTGCGACACGGCACTTTTCACCGGCGACAACACCCGTTCGTGCAGCTGGTTGTAACAACAGGCTCTGCTATATCCACAAGTGCTTCGGCGGGCAGTTTGTCTGCGCAGATGCGCAGCTCGTCGTGCAACACTGAGCGGTAGTGTGCGAGCCGGTGCTGTGCGTCGTCGAGCACGCCGCCGAACGAACGCGACGGATCGTTGTAAATAAGCGTGACGGGAATTTCTGTGATGCGGAGATTGTTTGCTGCAGCCTGCACCCAGAACTGCATCGGAAACGCATAGCCTGTTTCCGTGAGTTTGAGCTTTTTCATCGCGCTGACGTGATGGGCTTTGAACCCGCAGAAGGCATCGGTGATGTGCGCGCCAAATCGCGATCCGAGACGTTCGTTGATCTCGTGTGTGATCGTGCGATTGATCGCTTTGCGATCCTGTGGCGGCGCGCCGATGGACTCTGCTTCGGGCGCGAGATAGCGCGAGCCGGAGATAATGTCTGTGTCGTCGCGATGCATCGCTTCCAGAAAATCGCCGATGCGCTCGGGTTCGTGCTGCTCGTCGCAGTCCATCGTCAGCACCCAGTCAAAATCGTAACAGCTTCCCCATCGGAACGCGTCGCGCAATGATCTGCCATACCCGCGATTGACCGCGTGGCGGATCACCTCAACGGGTTGTTTGGAAACAAGTGTCGGCGTGTCGTCTGTTGAGCCGTCGTCAATCACGAGGATGTTCGTTGCGTGCTGGCGGACACGTTCGAGCACGCTCGTCACATATTTCGCCTCGTTGTAGACGGGGATGGCGACCAGCACTCTCATTCGAAGCTCCTGCAAGACAGCGTTCCATTGCGACAGCAATGCGTCTCAGATGCGTGAGAATATCGTAGGTGACGGAATCTAAACGAAATCCAAACGAAAAACGGCGATGGTCAGTGAACTCAGTCCTCTAATCCCACCAGATTCGCGTTGGTTTTGAATCGTTCCATCGCTGCGAGCAACTGCTCGACCTGTTGAGGCGTGGGCATGGCCATCAGCCTTCGGCGGAGCGCTGTCATGGTTTTCAGTTCCGTTGGATCGAGCAGCAGATCCTCTTTACGAGTGCCGGAACCGGCAAGGTCCATCGCGGGGAACAGGCGGCGCTCAGCAACCTTGCGGTCGAGCACGAGTTCCATATTGCCCGTGCCCTTGAACTCCTCGAAGATCACCTGATCACCCTGGCTGCCCGTATCAACAAGGCACGTTGCGATCATTGTGAGTGAGCCAGCCTCTTCGGTGTTGCGCGCAGAACCGAAGATTTGCTTCGGTATCTCGAGCGCTTTGGAGTCGAGGCCGCCCGTGAGTGTGCGTCCGCTCGACGCGTGCTTGCGCGATCGGTTGAACGCACGCCCGAGGCGTGTGAGCGAGTCGAGCACAACGACAACGTGTTTGCCCGCTTCGACCATCCGCTTGCATCGGTTCATGCACATGGTTGATATCGCAATGTGCTTGTCGATGTCGTGGTCGTTGCTCGACGCGAGCACCTGGATACGGTCCTTGTCCCAGGGCTTTGACCATGTGCCCTCAGCCAGTTCCTTTGCGGTGCCGCAGAGCGTGCGACGAAAATCAGTGACTTCCTCGGGACGCTCATCGACGAGCATCACGATCACATAGATGTCTTTGTGATTGAGCAGGACAGATGTTGCGATGTCCTTGAGGAGTGTTGTCTTGCCTGCCTTGGGTGGCGCAACAATCAGGCCTCGCTGACCTCGGCCGATCGGGCAGAACAGATCGATCAGCCTGCACGACACAGGGCATCCCGGATATTCAAGTGTCAATCTCGGCTGCGGATCGATGGACGTCAGATCCTCGAATGCGGGATGCTCTGCGTAGATCGCAGGGTCCTGGCCCTCAATCTCGACGATCCGGCTGACCTCGGCCCGTGCTGGACGCTTCCCGCCGCGCCGCCGCCGCTTCGGCTTTGACATTGAGACAGTTGTGGTGATCTCAACGCCAGGACG
Above is a genomic segment from Phycisphaeraceae bacterium containing:
- a CDS encoding glycosyltransferase family 2 protein; translated protein: MRVLVAIPVYNEAKYVTSVLERVRQHATNILVIDDGSTDDTPTLVSKQPVEVIRHAVNRGYGRSLRDAFRWGSCYDFDWVLTMDCDEQHEPERIGDFLEAMHRDDTDIISGSRYLAPEAESIGAPPQDRKAINRTITHEINERLGSRFGAHITDAFCGFKAHHVSAMKKLKLTETGYAFPMQFWVQAAANNLRITEIPVTLIYNDPSRSFGGVLDDAQHRLAHYRSVLHDELRICADKLPAEALVDIAEPVVTTSCTNGCCRR
- the rho gene encoding transcription termination factor Rho → MIQSKTNAGATSVDFDVADEMSTETIIGIVDSPTPTESRLRQLSNGSLVVSPDDPWIPTSLVNEFHLRPGVEITTTVSMSKPKRRRRGGKRPARAEVSRIVEIEGQDPAIYAEHPAFEDLTSIDPQPRLTLEYPGCPVSCRLIDLFCPIGRGQRGLIVAPPKAGKTTLLKDIATSVLLNHKDIYVIVMLVDERPEEVTDFRRTLCGTAKELAEGTWSKPWDKDRIQVLASSNDHDIDKHIAISTMCMNRCKRMVEAGKHVVVVLDSLTRLGRAFNRSRKHASSGRTLTGGLDSKALEIPKQIFGSARNTEEAGSLTMIATCLVDTGSQGDQVIFEEFKGTGNMELVLDRKVAERRLFPAMDLAGSGTRKEDLLLDPTELKTMTALRRRLMAMPTPQQVEQLLAAMERFKTNANLVGLED